Below is a window of Campylobacter concisus DNA.
TTTTTATATTAGAATTCTTTTATATTTAAAACAAAGGAGAAAAGATGCTGCCGAATAAACCGCAAGATTATCCTAATAGTTTTCCAGCTCGAGTATGGTATACGCACCTTATAGAAGAAATCGGTGACGAAGCTATCGAAAAGCTTGGCTTTTATCCAAACGAAAGACTGCTTGACACAACAAAAGCCTTAGTAGCAAAACAAGATCAAGCACTAGCTAATTTTTTTAGTCAAAGAATATTTTGGGGAATTTTTTATAGCAGTAATGGCGGCATTGAAGAGTCTTTAGGCGTAGGCAATCGTAGGATAATTCCACTAATATGGTTTAGACAAATTGCCGACAGTAAGTTTGCTAACTCGCTTAAAGAGGTCGCAAAAATTGCAAAAAGTGATTTAGAACAACTTCTTTATGAAGGTATCTTGTATCAAGAATTTTTTGAGTTACAAATTTTAGTTAAAAAGGATAGCATTGAATGGCTAAAAAATAATGCTACCAAAAATGAGGTATTAAGTCATCATGGCTTTAACAATATGTTGGGATATAAATATTTCTTAAAAAGAATAAGAGAGGGATTAATGTTTTCAAATCAAGCTTTAGAGAATGGTTTTGATGAAAAAAAACTACCTCGTTTTAGTGAAATGGTAGCACAAGGAGATGGAGCATTTTTACCTTGTCCATTAGTTAAAAACGATCTACACTTTGGTGGTGGAAAATGGCAAATAGAATATGAGTTTGTCACAGATGGTGACTATTAATATATTAAATTTTAAAATAATTTAATATAGTAAAAAATAATTTAATACAAAGGAAAAAAGATGAGATTACTAGGCAAAATTGCACTTGGTGCAGCAGCAACAATCATGCTTATTGGTTGTGGCGAAGGATCTAAGTATGGTGATAAAGAATATACATTTGAATATTTAAGGGATAATGAACAATTGCTAGTAGAATTGGTTCAGTGGTGTGAGTTAAACAAAAATGCAAATTTAAATACAACACAAATGAAAAACTGCCAAACTGCATATGACAGAAAATCAAGGTTGACTCAAAAATGGGGAAATGAGCCAAGTAAATGGGAAAAATTAGTCGAGAAATACGGAACTAAAAAACAATAAGCATAGTTTAAAGGATAAAAAATGGTAATAGCAGTCTGCAATGAAAAAGGTGGTAGCGGAAAAACAAATATTGCTATAAATTTAGCCATAAAATTAGGTCTTATGAAAGATGACACTCTTTTAGTAGATGCTGATCCTCAAAGAAGTATAGATGTTTTTACTGATATTAGAGCTGATGCAAATTTACCACTACTATTTAATGCTGTCTCAAAACTTGGATCATCGATGCTAAAAGAGATACAAAGCTTAAAGCAAAAGTATGATAGTGTAGTAATTGATACTGGTGGACGTGATAGCCAAGAAATGAGACAAGCGTTAGCGGTTTGCAATATTGCTATTATCCCAGTTATTCCGAGCGATCTTGATATTGCCGTTTTGAACAAAATGATACTAGTTTTTAATCAAGCGAAAATTTACAATCCGAATTCAAAAGCACTAATAGTTATCTCTAAAGCTTCACCAAATCCTTTTCTAGCTAAAAAGGTAGAAGCACTACGTGAATATATTAGCGAAAAGAAGTTAGAAGATATTTTTCTAGCAAATAGCATAATCTATGAACGTGAAGCATATAGAAATGCCTTTTCAGCAGGAATGGGTGTGAGCGAATATTGTAAAGATAACGAAAACGCAAAGCTTGATTTCGAAGGCTTCTTTAACGAACTTGTCAATTTTGCTAATAATTAAAAACAATATTATATTATTTTATAAAGTTTAAAATAATATAATATATTGAATTAAAAGGCTAAAATCAAAGGAAGAAAAAAATAATGGCATATATATCTGGCTGGGAAGCTTTAAATATACCTAGGCTTGATGGTTCAATCGCCGATTGGCATCCACTGCTTTATTTTGCCAATAAAAACAATATAAAAACTTATGAGAATAATGAAATTTTAGGTTCTTTGGGGATACAAAGGCGATATGTAAAGATGCTTGATAAAGAAGAGTATGTAGCAAATTATGCAAGAGCGATAGCTGATTTAGTCTATAAAGGCGAAACAGCTGGTCTCAAGAACTGCGTGCAAGATTACTTGGATGATAACGAGGAAAGCGAGCTTTTCAACTATTTAAAGCTTATAAATAAAAACAAAAAAGTTGATGATTTTATGAAATTTGAATTAACAAAGCTATATTTTAAGGATAAAAGATGCTAGAGCAATACCAAAAAGACAGAGTTAAACTTATAAAAGAAATTTTGCCATATCTTGGGGATACCTTTGTTTTAAAAGGTGGAACGGCACTTAGTTTATATTATGGGCTAAATAGATATTCAGAAGACATTGATTTGGATTGCACAACCAACAATATGAATTTTATAAACAAGCTAAAGCGCCATAAAGATTTTAGTAATTGGAATATAAATATTAAAAAAGATACCGACACTGTTTTTAGAGCAATGATAGATTATGGTGCAACTTCTCATTACGGCAGCTATCCATTAAAAATAGAAGTTAGTAGCAGAAACAAAGATCTACTGAGATCCAAGACTTTAAATTTTGAAAATATAAATGGTGTTAACGTCTATTGCGTGGATGAGCTTATAAAAATGAAAGGAGTTGCTTTTAGTGGCAGAGATAAAATTCGAGATTTTTATGATCTAGGATATCTACTACAAACTTATCCTGACAAATTTAGCAAAGAAAATCTTTTTGGGATACGAGAAAAGATCTTTTACTGTGGCGAGGATGAACTAAATTTACTTTTAAAAGATGAAAGTTTGCAACATAAACTTATATCACAAGACAAAATTCACATAACTGATACCTATACTCAAGATGTATTAAGGCGCATCAATACTCTGCTAGAGCCAGCAATACAAAG
It encodes the following:
- a CDS encoding AAA family ATPase gives rise to the protein MVIAVCNEKGGSGKTNIAINLAIKLGLMKDDTLLVDADPQRSIDVFTDIRADANLPLLFNAVSKLGSSMLKEIQSLKQKYDSVVIDTGGRDSQEMRQALAVCNIAIIPVIPSDLDIAVLNKMILVFNQAKIYNPNSKALIVISKASPNPFLAKKVEALREYISEKKLEDIFLANSIIYEREAYRNAFSAGMGVSEYCKDNENAKLDFEGFFNELVNFANN
- a CDS encoding nucleotidyl transferase AbiEii/AbiGii toxin family protein, which produces MLEQYQKDRVKLIKEILPYLGDTFVLKGGTALSLYYGLNRYSEDIDLDCTTNNMNFINKLKRHKDFSNWNINIKKDTDTVFRAMIDYGATSHYGSYPLKIEVSSRNKDLLRSKTLNFENINGVNVYCVDELIKMKGVAFSGRDKIRDFYDLGYLLQTYPDKFSKENLFGIREKIFYCGEDELNLLLKDESLQHKLISQDKIHITDTYTQDVLRRINTLLEPAIQRDTTQSQKQQNDSSKAVLSRLGIAYVKKVESGVIKIKETKNTNEKER